From the Cervus elaphus chromosome 20, mCerEla1.1, whole genome shotgun sequence genome, one window contains:
- the IGSF8 gene encoding LOW QUALITY PROTEIN: immunoglobulin superfamily member 8 (The sequence of the model RefSeq protein was modified relative to this genomic sequence to represent the inferred CDS: deleted 1 base in 1 codon), translating to MGALGPKLPPPLPLPLLLMLGIGCCAREVLVPQGPLYRVAGTAISISCNVSGYEGSAQQDFEWFLYRPEAPEAALGIISTRDARFSYAVFGPRVAAGDVQVQRLQGDAVVLKISRLQAQDAGIYECYTPSTDARYLGSYSGKVELRVLPDLLQVSASPPGPRGRQAPTSPPRLTVHEGQELALGCLARTSTQKHTHLAVSFGRAVPEAPVGRATLQEVVGLRPDLAVDAGAPYAARLAAGELRLDKEGSERYRMVLGGAQADDAGTYHCTAAEWIQDPDGSWAQIAEKRAVLAHVDVQTLASQLAVTVGPGERRIGPGEPLELLCNVSGALPPPGRHAAYSVGWEMAPAGAPGPGRLVAQLDTEGVGSLGPGYEGRHIAMEKVASRTYRLRLEAARPGDAGTYRCLAKAYVRGSGARLREAASARSRPLPVHVREEGVVLEAVAWLAGGAVYRGETASLLCNISVRGGPPGLRLAASWWVERPEEGELSSAPAQLVGGVGQDGVAELGVRPGGGPVSVELVGPRSHRLRLHGLGPEDEGVYHCAPSAWVQHADYSWYQAGSARSGPVTVYPYTHALDTLFVPLLVGAGVALVIGATILGSITCCFMKRLRKR from the exons ATGGGCGCCCTCGGTCCCAAgttgccgccgccgctgccgctgccgctgctGTTAATGCTGG GAATTGGGTGCTGTGCCCGGGAAGTGCTGGTCCCTCAGGGGCCTCTGTACCGCGTGGCTGGCACCGCCATCTCCATCTCCTGCAATGTCAGTGGCTATGAGGGTTCTGCCCAGCAGGACTTCGAGTGGTTCCTATACAGGCCTGAGGCCCCAGAGGCCGCCCTGGGCATCATCAGCACCAGGGACGCCCGGTTCTCCTATGCCGTCTTTGGGCCCCGAGTGGCAGCTGGTGACGTTCAGGTGCAGCGTCTGCAGGGCGATGCCGTGGTGCTCAAGATCTCCCGCCTGCAGGCCCAGGATGCTGGCATTTACGAATGCTACACACCCTCCACTGATGCCCGCTACCTGGGCAGCTACAGCGGCAAAGTGGAACTGAGAG TTCTTCCAGACTTGCTGCAGGTGTCTGCGAGCCCCCCGGGGCCCCGAGGCCGCCAGGCCCCGACGTCA CCCCCTCGCCTCACAGTGCATGAGGGGCAGGAGCTGGCACTGGGCTGCCTGGCGAGGACCAGCACGCAGAAACACACGCACCTGGCCGTGTCCTTTGGGCGAGCCGTGCCCGAGGCGCCTGTGGGGCGGGCGACTCTGCAGGAAGTGGTGGGGCTGCGGCCCGACCTGGCGGTGGACGCCGGGGCGCCCTACGCCGCGCGGCTGGCGGCCGGGGAGCTGCGGCTGGACAAGGAGGGGTCCGAGCGGTACCGCATGGTGCTGGGCGGTGCCCAGGCGGACGACGCGGGCACCTACCACTGCACTGCCGCCGAGTGGATTCAGGATCCGGATGGCAGCTGGGCCCAGATCGCAGAGAAGAGGGCTGTGCTGGCGCACGTGGACGTTCAGACGCTGG CCAGCCAGCTGGCAGTGACGGTCGGGCCTGGGGAGCGTCGGATCGGCCCCGGGGAGCCCTTGGAGCTTCTGTGCAACGTCTCGGGGGCCTTGCCCCCACCAGGCCGTCACGCCGCGTACTCCGTGGGCTGGGAGATGGCGCCCGCAGGGGCACCGGGGCCCGGCCGCCTGGTGGCCCAGTTGGACACGGAGGGAGTGGGCAGCCTGGGCCCCGGCTACGAGGGCCGGCACATTGCCATGGAGAAGGTGGCTTCCCGAACCTATCGGCTACGGCTGGAGGCTGCCCGGCCTGGGGACGCGGGCACCTACCGCTGCCTAGCCAAGGCCTACGTCCGAGGGTCTGGGGCCCGGCTTCGCGAAGCCGCCAGTGCCCGCTCCCGGCCCCTCCCCGTGCACGTCCGGGAAGAAG GTGTGGTGCTGGAGGCTGTGGCCTGGCTGGCGGGAGGCGCCGTGTACCGCGGGGAGACGGCCTCCCTGCTCTGCAACATCTCGGTGCGGGGCGGCCCCCCTGGGCTGCGGCTTGCTGCCAGCTGGTGGGTGGAGCGGCCGGAGGAGGGCGAGCTGAGCTCTGCCCCTGCCCAGCTGGTGGGCGGAGTGGGTCAGGACGGCGTGGCGGAGCTGGGGGTCCGGCCTGGCGGAGGCCCTGTCAGTGTGGAGCTGGTGGGGCCCCGAAGCCATCGGCTGAGGCTGCACGGCTTGGGGCCTGAGGACGAGGGCGTGTACCATTGCGCCCCCAGCGCCTGGGTGCAGCACGCCGACTACAGCTGGTACCAGGCGGGCAGTGCCCGCTCGGGGCCTGTCACCGTCTACCCATACACACATG CCCTGGACACTCTGTTTGTGCCCCTGCTGGTGGGCGCAGGGGTTGCCCTAGTCATCGGTGCCACCATCCTCGGCTCCATCACCTGCTGTTTCATGAAGAGGCTGCGGAAACGGTGA
- the KCNJ9 gene encoding G protein-activated inward rectifier potassium channel 3, producing MAQENAAFSPGPEEPPRRRGRQRYVEKDGRCNVQHGNVRETYRYLTDLFTTLVDLQWRLSLLFFVLAYALTWLFFGAIWWLIAYGRGDLEHLEDTAWTPCVNNLNGFVAAFLFSIETETTIGYGHRVITDQCPEGIVLLLLQAILGSMVNAFMVGCMFVKISQPNKRAATLVFSSHAVVSLRDGRLCLMFRVGDLRSSHIVEASIRAKLIRSRQTLEGEFIPLHQTDLSVGFDTGDDRLFLVSPLVISHEIDAASPFWEASRRALERDDFEIVVILEGMVEATGMTCQARSSYLVDEVLWGHRFTSVLTLEDGFYEVDYASFHETFEVPTPSCSARELAEAAARLDAHLYWSIPSRLDEKVEEEGAGEGAGEGAGEEAGEGAGEGAGVDKEQNGCLPPPESESKV from the exons ATGGCGCAGGAGAACGCCGCCTTCTCGCCGGGCCCGGAGGAGCCGCCGCGGCGCCGCGGCCGCCAGCGCTACGTGGAAAAGGACGGGCGCTGCAACGTGCAGCACGGCAACGTGCGCGAGACCTACCGCTACCTGACCGACCTGTTCACCACGCTCGTGGACCTGCAGTGGCGCCTGAGCCTGCTCTTCTTCGTGCTGGCCTACGCGCTCACCTGGCTCTTCTTCGGCGCCATCTGGTGGCTGATCGCCTACGGCCGCGGCGACCTGGAGCACCTGGAGGACACGGCGTGGACCCCGTGCGTCAACAACCTCAACGGCTTCGTGGCCGCCTTCCTCTTCTCCATCGAGACGGAGACCACCATCGGCTACGGGCACCGCGTCATCACCGACCAGTGCCCCGAAGGCatcgtgctgctgctgctgcaggccATCCTGGGCTCCATGGTGAACGCCTTCATGGTGGGCTGCATGTTCGTCAAGATCTCGCAGCCCAACAAGCGCGCCGCCACGCTCGTCTTCTCCTCGCACGCCGTGGTGTCGCTGCGCGACGGGCGCCTCTGCCTCATGTTCCGGGTGGGCGACCTGCGGTCATCGCACATCGTCGAGGCCTCCATCCGCGCCAAGCTCATCCGCTCGCGCCAGACGCTGGAGGGCGAGTTCATCCCGCTGCACCAGACCGACCTCAGCGTGGGCTTCGACACGGGCGACGACCGCCTCTTCCTCGTCTCGCCTCTCGTCATCAGCCACGAGATCGACGCCGCCAGTCCCTTCTGGGAGGCGTCGCGCCGCGCCCTCGAGAGGGACGACTTCGAGATCGTGGTCATCCTCGAGGGCATGGTGGAAGCCACGG GAATGACATGCCAAGCTCGGAGCTCCTACCTGGTGGATGAGGTGCTATGGGGCCACCGCTTCACCTCAGTGCTGACCCTGGAGGATGGCTTCTACGAAGTAGACTATGCCAGCTTCCACGAGACCTTTGAGGTGCCCACACCTTCCTGCAGCGCCCGGGAGCTGGCCGAGGCCGCGGCCCGACTGGACGCCCATCTCTACTGGTCCATCCCCAGCCGGCTGGACgagaaggtggaggaggagggggctggagaaggggcaggagagggggctggagaggaggcaggagagggggcgGGCGAAGGGGCTGGGGTTGACAAAGAGCAGAATGGCTGCCTGCCACCCCCAGAGAGTGAGTCCAAGGTATGA